GGTATTTTGTCAGTTATATCTGACATATTATGATTCGAATAGCTTTTCGTCAATTATATCTGACATATTTGCGGAAGTACTTTTCCATCGGGCGGCCATGCTCCTGTGCTCCTCTGATATCCTTGAAATGCTACAAAGAATAGATCGGAAGCGTCACCAGCGGGGCGTAACGACCTGCCGCATGCAATCATCCGTTCTCCCGCGTGAGGTGCCGGAGGGGCGCCGCAGGCGGTCAGCCGTGACGGGTACCGTCAGGGCTGACGGAACCCCCGCAGGGACCGACCCGGGGGCGGCCCGGAAGGACGCTCCCGGGGCACGCCCCGGAAAGACGCACAGGCAGTAGCAAAGCATGTATCTTAGAAAAGGCCGCGTGGTGTATCCGAGTGGGGTGAGTAGCCACCGTAGAATTTCAGTGCTATCTGTTCCGTAAGCATTGCATGGGTGTACCACTGGTGGCACACTACTTCTGCGCAGAGGAAGTCATGGCGACTAAAAATCGCAGAATTAACATGGTGCTCGATGATTCGCTGTTTCAGGTCGTTGAGGAACTCCCATCAAGGCGCGGGAGTTCATTGTCTGCTGTAGCCAGGGACTTGGTTGCCGATGTACAGGAGGATGAGTGAGCCGGGCCGTGGTTGTCGGTCATCGTTGCATCTGCAGGATCCTGCGTACAAATTCGTCGGTACCGTCGGACTCGGCCAGCTGGGTAATGAACTGCGATGTCTCTTCCAGGGTGCTTTGAGAACCCTCCGCCCGGGCCGCGCTCAGTGCAAGATCCCGGGCCTGTCGAATATCGCGGTCGGTTATCTCGTAGTACTGCCCCTGGCTCATCCAGTGGAGCGCTGCCATTGCCGATGCTCGGGAGAAGGACGGATTCGGTTCGCTGAAGTCCCGGGCCGCCCGGAGCAGCGTTGTGATGTTGACCGGTGAACGAGAGGCTACCCCGGCGGCAATATCCAGAAAACCCAGGGTCTTGGCCGCAGCAAACCATTTACCCGGTTCGAAGGGTGTTCTATCGATGCAATCCTGAAGAATCTCCCGAGGTTCCTTGTTCGGATAGGTGCGTATGATGGAACGACAGGTAGCGAGATAGGTTCCTGCCTGGTGCGCATCGTGGGCGTATCGAAGGTATGCCTCATCCGCCCGGCCCGCACGCAGGAGGATACCTTCGCAGGTGCGGGCTATCACCACCGAGGGGTCATTCAGACTGCGGGATTGCTCCGCATACTCGATTGCCTCGTCGATCTTTTCCATAGCCTCCAGAGCGCGCACCCCGAACTGCCGGTAGTGCCACCACACGAACGGTGCCTCGTCAATCAGATCAAGAAGCTCCTGATACCGCCCGGAGACAAGCAGGCAGGAGAGGCACGATGGTGTCCCGCTGAAATACCCGCCCTGAGATTGACTCCAGACATTACGCACGGCGGGAAGCAGGGAATCGGCCTCCCGGCTAGCGCGCTCCGCCGAACCGCACAGTTCGCCCCATCGATCCCGCACTTCCCCAAGGTAATCCACGCCGTCATTAGCTATCGCCTGCTGGAGGCGCTGGAGCCACTGTTCACGCTCATCTTCATCGACCGGTGCCGCGACGATGATCCCCGTGAGTTCCTGTACAGCCTTTGCCGCTGCATTTCCGAGGGCCCCCGAGGAGGTATCGATGTGGGCGAAGGCGGGCCAGATCCGTTCCATCAGGATAATTGCACCCTCTGCGGCGGCGACCGGATCTTTCCGTTTGACCGCCTTTATCTCCGAAAGTGCTTCCTTGAGACGTTGCGTTGCCAGCGTTGACGCGCTCCACCCGTAGGCGTTAGCACGAAACCGCTGACGAAATTTCCATTTGTTGCGAGGTTGTTTCATGGACACATGAGCATTCTACACCGCTGCGCGGGATTTGTCCCGGTTAATACCGGTGTGCAGAAAGGACACGCTCGCCGTACCTTGATCGCCCTGCCTTGATCGCCCTGCCACCGGGGCCGCTCTGCCCTCACTCCGGGATCATTCAAAGATTCTCATGATCCAGTCGATTTCATCGTCCTCTTCCCCCGGAAACGATCCTTCGGGATAACCCTCTGCCGAATCGCCTTCCTGGCCCTCTTCAACCAGGGGCCGCAGAAGCCCCTCGAGACCGTTAAAGCGAAAGCTGTGAATCGCTGCAAATTGCACAGCCAGCCAGCGGGCCGTCCCCGGCGAGGGATCTCCCCCCTCGGAGCTCATCCGCTCGGGGAGGCGGTTGGCAAACCACAGGACGTACTCCAGGGGCACGTCCAGAAGGAGCTCCCCCTGATACCGTCCGAAGGGCATCCGGGCGTTGGCAAGCCGAACCAGCGAGTCCGGATCAACCTCAAGCCCGGGAATCATGGGGCCCCCGATTGTGCCTGGCAAGAGCCAGGCTGCCTGTTCTATCCTAACCGGCAAGAGCGAGCAACACTCCCGCGGCCACGGCGGATCCGATCACACCGGCCACGTTGGGGCCCATGGCGTTCATGAGAAGGAAGTTC
This genomic window from Alkalispirochaeta americana contains:
- a CDS encoding sodium ion-translocating decarboxylase subunit beta, which produces NFLLMNAMGPNVAGVIGSAVAAGVLLALAG
- a CDS encoding putative quorum-sensing-regulated virulence factor, which translates into the protein MPVRIEQAAWLLPGTIGGPMIPGLEVDPDSLVRLANARMPFGRYQGELLLDVPLEYVLWFANRLPERMSSEGGDPSPGTARWLAVQFAAIHSFRFNGLEGLLRPLVEEGQEGDSAEGYPEGSFPGEEDDEIDWIMRIFE